The following are encoded in a window of Candidatus Fusobacterium pullicola genomic DNA:
- a CDS encoding aminotransferase class I/II-fold pyridoxal phosphate-dependent enzyme: MLAKDLGERKLIDKVFSTAKKAKEAMVTFGEENVVNATIGSLYDENGKLVVLNTAMEVFRELPAEELAGYASSFTGAPEYNESVKISLFGRDYKNFFNGHHLEVIATPGGTGAISNSIKNYLNYGDTILLPKWLWSPYILMAKEKNGSCDFYTLFNKENKFDLKDFEMRVEKLANKQDNVVIIINDPCQNPTGYRLSIEEWKEVRKILISASKLANIILILDVAYIDFDDRNNEEKKEYFEIFKNLPENILTIFTFSLSKSLTCYGMRVGAQVALSTSKKVIEEFYDANSFSCRSTWSNISRGGMKMFSNIILDEKKSAQLEKEREFYRNLIKERADIFLTEAKECNLEVLPYISGFFLAIPTGEYTLKVEELLEKNHIYTVVLDKGIRIAVCSVTKKKISGLAKRIKSIIDEAKK, translated from the coding sequence ATGTTAGCAAAAGACTTGGGAGAAAGAAAACTTATAGATAAGGTATTTAGTACGGCTAAAAAAGCTAAGGAAGCTATGGTAACTTTTGGTGAAGAAAATGTAGTTAATGCCACTATAGGTTCTCTTTATGATGAAAATGGTAAATTAGTTGTATTAAATACAGCTATGGAGGTATTTAGAGAACTGCCAGCAGAAGAATTAGCTGGATATGCTTCATCTTTCACAGGTGCTCCTGAATACAATGAAAGTGTAAAAATTTCTCTTTTTGGTAGAGATTATAAAAATTTTTTTAATGGACATCACCTTGAGGTTATTGCAACTCCTGGAGGAACTGGAGCAATAAGTAATAGTATAAAAAACTATCTTAATTACGGAGATACAATACTTTTACCAAAATGGTTATGGAGTCCATATATACTGATGGCTAAAGAAAAAAATGGAAGTTGTGATTTTTATACTCTTTTTAATAAAGAAAATAAATTTGACCTCAAGGATTTTGAAATGAGAGTAGAAAAATTAGCAAACAAACAGGATAATGTTGTTATTATTATCAATGACCCTTGTCAAAATCCAACTGGATATAGATTATCTATTGAAGAGTGGAAAGAGGTTAGAAAAATTTTAATCTCTGCTTCTAAATTAGCTAATATCATTCTTATTTTAGATGTTGCCTATATTGATTTTGATGATAGAAATAATGAAGAGAAAAAAGAATACTTTGAAATCTTTAAAAATCTTCCAGAAAATATTTTAACTATTTTTACTTTTAGTCTATCAAAATCTTTAACTTGTTATGGTATGAGAGTGGGAGCTCAAGTGGCTCTTTCTACTTCTAAAAAAGTTATTGAAGAGTTCTATGATGCTAACTCTTTTAGCTGTCGTTCAACTTGGTCTAATATCTCTAGAGGTGGAATGAAGATGTTTAGCAATATTATCTTAGATGAAAAAAAGAGTGCTCAACTTGAAAAAGAGAGAGAGTTCTATAGAAATCTTATAAAAGAGAGGGCGGATATTTTCTTAACTGAAGCTAAAGAGTGTAACTTAGAAGTTCTTCCATATATAAGTGGTTTCTTCCTTGCTATTCCAACAGGTGAGTATACTCTAAAGGTTGAAGAATTACTTGAAAAAAATCATATCTACACTGTGGTATTAGATAAGGGAATAAGAATAGCAGTATGTAGTGTTACAAAGAAAAAGATAAGTGGTCTGGCTAAAAGAATAAAATCTATTATTGATGAGGCTAAAAAATAA
- a CDS encoding SDR family NAD(P)-dependent oxidoreductase, with protein MKVLITGATGGIGEEIIKVFYKNNYEIIAVGRDHSKLKYLEEIYNVKSYALNIDIEKEIDKFLNEIDNENIDILINGAGIGEIDYFENLEFDKIKKLIEVNNLALVKFTHHFYKKMVLKGEGKIVNISSTAGFQQGGPLMSVYYGTKAFVNSLTLSLYEEGRDRGIEVYLLAPGPTKTGFKGMDRELSKFEKLYVTTPEEVANELWKGIQNKKSIIIPGKLNKLLYFLDKFIPLKIKLKSLKKIQEKKIKK; from the coding sequence ATGAAAGTTTTAATTACTGGAGCTACTGGTGGTATTGGTGAGGAGATTATAAAAGTTTTTTATAAAAATAACTATGAAATTATAGCAGTTGGAAGAGATCATAGCAAATTAAAATATTTAGAAGAGATTTATAATGTTAAAAGCTATGCTCTCAACATTGATATTGAAAAAGAGATTGATAAATTTTTGAATGAGATAGATAATGAAAATATAGATATTCTAATCAATGGTGCTGGGATTGGTGAGATTGATTATTTTGAAAATCTTGAATTTGATAAAATTAAAAAATTAATAGAGGTAAATAACCTCGCTCTTGTAAAATTTACTCACCATTTCTATAAAAAAATGGTTTTAAAAGGCGAAGGAAAGATTGTAAATATCTCCTCTACTGCTGGTTTTCAACAGGGTGGACCACTTATGAGTGTATATTATGGAACAAAAGCCTTTGTAAACTCTCTGACACTATCTCTTTATGAGGAGGGAAGAGATAGAGGTATTGAAGTATATCTACTTGCTCCTGGCCCTACTAAAACAGGTTTTAAGGGAATGGATAGAGAACTTTCAAAATTTGAAAAACTCTACGTTACCACTCCTGAAGAGGTAGCTAATGAATTATGGAAAGGTATTCAAAATAAAAAGAGTATTATCATTCCCGGAAAATTAAATAAACTCCTCTATTTTCTTGATAAATTTATTCCTTTAAAAATTAAATTAAAATCTTTAAAAAAAATTCAAGAAAAAAAGATAAAAAAATAG
- a CDS encoding septal ring lytic transglycosylase RlpA family protein — MGEDSVRYFLLSLILMLFVACTSTGTASWYGKGFEGKLTASGYVFDSNQLTCASNEYPFGTVLKVTNNENKKSVLVVVTDRGGFEKYGRKIDLSKAAFSKIASTANGLIDVKIEVVSQKNTFKYKHGSPKFTSTEYKKYIKGI, encoded by the coding sequence ATGGGAGAGGATAGTGTGAGATATTTTTTATTAAGCTTAATTCTAATGCTTTTTGTTGCATGTACTTCTACTGGAACAGCTAGCTGGTATGGAAAGGGATTTGAAGGAAAATTAACTGCTAGTGGTTATGTTTTTGATTCAAATCAACTTACTTGTGCCTCAAATGAATATCCTTTTGGAACTGTATTAAAGGTTACAAATAATGAAAATAAAAAATCTGTTTTAGTCGTAGTTACAGACAGAGGTGGTTTTGAAAAATATGGTAGAAAGATAGATTTAAGTAAAGCTGCCTTTTCAAAAATTGCTTCAACAGCTAATGGATTAATAGATGTAAAAATTGAAGTAGTTAGTCAAAAAAATACTTTCAAATATAAACATGGAAGTCCTAAATTTACTTCAACTGAGTATAAAAAATATATCAAAGGAATATAA
- a CDS encoding DUF368 domain-containing protein — MLQLFLKGIIIGIANIMPGVSGGTLAIIMGVYDKLTEAIGNFPTAPIKKKIEYIKFLLQIGSGAAIGIILFARVIEFCFTNYPRATAGGFSLLILPSIPYIIKGENKKDIKNILSFCLGAFLTSIFVYLDYKLGKDGHSQELVTVITTSYALKLFACGGVAAGAMIIPGISGSLLLLMLGEYYNILGFINKFFSNLIHIMSYSSLWEIITNLYIIPLTAFSLGMLIGLVLISKLINILLQKHRSVTLFFITGIIVVSILQIWLSLY, encoded by the coding sequence ATGTTACAACTTTTTTTAAAGGGAATTATTATTGGTATAGCTAATATTATGCCTGGAGTATCTGGGGGAACTTTAGCTATTATTATGGGAGTGTATGATAAACTTACTGAAGCAATTGGTAACTTTCCTACTGCTCCTATTAAGAAAAAGATAGAATACATAAAATTTTTATTACAAATTGGAAGTGGAGCAGCAATTGGAATAATTCTCTTTGCAAGAGTTATTGAATTTTGTTTTACTAACTACCCTAGAGCTACTGCTGGAGGATTTAGTTTACTTATCCTTCCATCTATTCCTTATATTATAAAAGGAGAAAATAAAAAAGATATTAAAAATATCCTATCTTTCTGTTTAGGAGCTTTTCTTACTTCAATCTTTGTATATTTAGATTATAAATTAGGAAAAGATGGTCATTCACAAGAGTTGGTTACTGTTATTACTACTAGCTATGCCTTAAAGCTTTTTGCCTGTGGTGGAGTGGCTGCTGGAGCTATGATTATACCTGGTATATCTGGTTCTCTACTACTTCTTATGTTAGGAGAGTACTACAATATTTTAGGATTTATTAATAAGTTTTTCTCTAATCTTATCCATATAATGAGTTATTCATCATTATGGGAAATTATAACAAACTTATATATTATTCCACTGACAGCTTTTAGCTTAGGAATGTTGATTGGACTTGTTCTTATCTCTAAACTTATAAATATATTACTTCAAAAACATAGAAGTGTTACACTATTTTTCATAACAGGAATAATAGTTGTATCAATTTTACAAATTTGGTTAAGTCTATATTAA
- a CDS encoding carbonic anhydrase, which yields METLNNLEEILKFNKEFVENKEYEKYNTTKYPDKKIAILSCMDTRLTELLPKALDLKNGDAKIIKNAGGTVIHPFGSAMRSLLICIYEFDIKEIFIIGHYDCGISSMNTDKLIKKMIDQGIDIKTLDTLSRAGIKVKQWLHGFDCVEESVKESVAKVKNHPLMPDNIAIHGLIMDPETGRLDVVINGFDYI from the coding sequence ATGGAAACTTTAAACAATCTAGAAGAAATTTTAAAATTTAACAAGGAATTTGTTGAAAATAAAGAGTATGAAAAGTACAATACAACAAAATATCCTGATAAAAAAATTGCTATACTTTCATGTATGGATACAAGACTTACTGAACTACTACCTAAGGCTTTAGACTTGAAAAATGGAGATGCTAAAATCATAAAAAATGCTGGTGGTACTGTTATTCATCCATTCGGAAGTGCTATGAGAAGTTTACTAATCTGTATCTATGAATTTGATATTAAGGAAATTTTTATAATTGGACACTATGACTGTGGTATAAGTAGTATGAATACTGATAAATTAATCAAAAAAATGATTGATCAAGGTATTGATATAAAAACTTTAGATACTCTTTCTCGTGCTGGAATAAAAGTTAAACAATGGTTACATGGATTTGATTGTGTTGAAGAGTCTGTAAAAGAGAGTGTAGCAAAGGTAAAAAATCACCCACTTATGCCAGATAATATAGCTATTCATGGTCTAATTATGGACCCTGAGACTGGAAGATTAGATGTAGTAATTAATGGATTTGATTATATTTAG
- a CDS encoding RluA family pseudouridine synthase, with protein MSKHNTSFKVDKDNELMKFLIEKMPQNSRNSIKSLLTQRRILVDGKVVSQYNAPVREGQIVSINKTKITKHNLEGVSIVYEDNDILVVEKERGILSIATKNEREKTAYNILKNYLKEKNPKDKIFVVHRLDRDTSGIMIFAKSEKAQDILQTTWNDSVKERTYVALVEGSVKKDSDTIISYLAENKAMITYSTDNEEEGKKAISHYKVLRKNRNYSLLEVNIETGRKNQIRVHMQDLGHSVVGDKKYGSAKNPIKRLGLHAHTIVFTHPLTKELLSFTSKIPDSFLSIFK; from the coding sequence ATGTCAAAACATAATACAAGTTTTAAAGTTGATAAAGATAATGAGCTAATGAAGTTTTTAATTGAAAAAATGCCTCAAAATAGCCGTAATAGTATAAAATCTCTTCTTACTCAAAGAAGAATTTTAGTTGATGGTAAAGTAGTATCTCAATACAACGCTCCTGTTAGAGAGGGACAAATAGTAAGTATAAACAAAACTAAGATTACTAAACATAATCTTGAAGGTGTATCTATTGTCTATGAGGACAATGATATCTTAGTTGTGGAAAAAGAGAGGGGTATCCTTTCTATAGCAACTAAAAATGAAAGAGAGAAAACAGCATATAATATTCTTAAAAACTATCTAAAGGAGAAAAATCCTAAAGATAAAATATTTGTAGTACATCGTTTAGATAGAGATACCTCTGGAATAATGATATTTGCTAAAAGTGAAAAGGCTCAAGATATATTACAAACGACTTGGAATGACTCAGTAAAAGAGAGAACATATGTTGCCTTGGTAGAAGGGAGTGTAAAAAAAGATAGTGATACAATCATATCATACTTAGCTGAAAACAAAGCTATGATAACTTATTCTACTGATAATGAAGAAGAGGGAAAAAAAGCTATCTCTCATTATAAAGTTTTAAGAAAAAATAGAAATTACTCTTTACTTGAAGTAAATATAGAAACTGGCAGAAAAAATCAAATACGTGTACATATGCAAGATTTAGGACATAGTGTTGTCGGAGATAAAAAATATGGTTCTGCTAAAAATCCTATAAAAAGACTAGGACTTCATGCTCATACAATCGTATTCACACATCCGCTAACAAAAGAGTTACTATCTTTTACAAGTAAAATCCCTGATTCATTTTTATCTATTTTTAAGTAA
- a CDS encoding signal peptidase I, with translation MLSFIIYVILVAGMWKMFEKAGIAGWKAIIPIYNIYLETVYIAKKEWWYVILYFIPVVNIFALIKIHMEVAKNFRISSPLAFSLGMTFLAFIFYPILGFGDYKFVCGDNAEIID, from the coding sequence ATGTTAAGTTTTATTATCTATGTTATCTTAGTAGCTGGTATGTGGAAAATGTTTGAAAAGGCTGGTATAGCTGGTTGGAAAGCAATAATCCCTATATACAATATCTATTTGGAAACTGTATATATTGCCAAAAAAGAGTGGTGGTATGTAATACTATACTTTATTCCAGTAGTAAATATCTTTGCACTTATAAAAATTCATATGGAAGTTGCTAAAAATTTTAGAATTTCATCACCACTTGCATTCTCTTTAGGAATGACATTTTTAGCTTTCATCTTCTATCCTATATTAGGATTTGGAGATTATAAATTTGTTTGCGGTGATAATGCTGAAATAATCGATTAA
- a CDS encoding S1 RNA-binding domain-containing protein, whose amino-acid sequence MIKIGKRQKLVINNFASVGAYLDAGTGDSKDNILLPNNELEDRDLKEGDEVEVLIYMDSEDRPVATFRKTEAIVGTLAKLEVTDVHSTLGAFMDWGLKKELLLPKRQQETDVEVGKKYLVGIYEDSKGRLSATMKIYKFLLPSTTMKKNDIVSGTVYRINDEIGVFVAVEDRYFGLIPKNEYFKNYKIGDEIEARVIRVREDGKLDLSPRELAYLQLDKDAELILEKMRILKDSFRFNDKTNPDQIVNYFNMSKKAFKRAIGNLLKQGKIEKTEDGYFKLVDKK is encoded by the coding sequence ATGATAAAAATAGGAAAAAGACAAAAATTAGTTATAAATAATTTTGCAAGTGTTGGAGCTTATCTTGATGCTGGAACTGGAGATAGTAAAGATAATATCCTACTTCCTAACAACGAGTTAGAGGATAGAGACCTAAAAGAGGGAGACGAAGTTGAGGTTCTTATCTATATGGACTCTGAAGATAGACCAGTAGCTACTTTCAGAAAAACAGAAGCTATAGTTGGAACATTAGCTAAGTTAGAGGTTACAGATGTACACTCTACTCTTGGAGCTTTTATGGATTGGGGATTAAAAAAAGAGTTACTACTTCCTAAAAGACAACAAGAAACTGATGTAGAAGTTGGAAAAAAATATCTAGTTGGAATATATGAAGATAGTAAGGGAAGACTTTCTGCTACAATGAAAATATATAAATTTTTACTTCCTAGTACAACAATGAAGAAAAATGATATAGTATCTGGTACTGTATATAGAATAAATGATGAGATTGGTGTCTTTGTAGCTGTTGAAGATAGATACTTTGGACTTATCCCTAAAAATGAGTACTTTAAAAACTATAAAATAGGTGATGAGATAGAAGCTAGAGTTATCAGAGTTAGAGAAGATGGAAAACTTGACCTATCTCCTAGAGAGTTAGCATATTTACAGCTTGATAAAGATGCTGAGCTTATTTTAGAAAAGATGAGAATTTTAAAGGACAGTTTTAGATTTAATGATAAAACTAATCCTGACCAAATAGTAAACTATTTTAATATGAGTAAGAAAGCTTTTAAAAGAGCTATTGGAAATCTATTAAAACAGGGTAAAATAGAAAAAACTGAAGATGGGTATTTTAAATTAGTTGATAAAAAATAA
- a CDS encoding ATP-binding cassette domain-containing protein, with amino-acid sequence MKVINIKKNYGERKILAGVSFEGEEGKVTVILGESGCGKSTLLGILSNNIKDFSGEIVFDRDISSGISYIFQEDTLIPWKTVYENIEYVLKDKISASEMRTYIEKYLKMVNLLEYKDEYPEHLSGGMKRRVGIARAFAYPSDYLFMDEPFEFLDIKTKGEIIEYFKLLQEENKKTVLFITHDIESALKIGDKIVVFSSKPTRVKRVFDTVTNNEKLSDEIRKILL; translated from the coding sequence ATGAAAGTTATCAATATTAAAAAAAATTATGGAGAAAGGAAGATTTTAGCTGGAGTATCCTTTGAGGGAGAAGAGGGAAAAGTGACAGTTATCCTTGGAGAGTCTGGTTGTGGAAAATCTACACTTTTAGGTATACTTTCTAATAATATCAAAGACTTTTCTGGAGAGATTGTATTTGATAGAGATATTAGTTCTGGTATCTCCTATATTTTTCAAGAGGATACCCTTATTCCTTGGAAAACTGTGTATGAAAATATAGAGTATGTACTCAAAGATAAGATTTCTGCTTCAGAGATGAGAACTTATATAGAAAAATATCTCAAAATGGTTAATTTGTTAGAGTATAAAGATGAATATCCTGAACATCTCAGTGGTGGAATGAAAAGAAGAGTTGGAATTGCTAGAGCCTTTGCATACCCTAGTGATTATCTCTTTATGGACGAGCCCTTTGAGTTTTTAGATATTAAAACTAAAGGGGAGATAATAGAGTATTTTAAGTTACTACAAGAAGAAAATAAAAAAACTGTACTATTTATAACTCACGATATTGAATCAGCTTTAAAAATTGGAGATAAGATAGTGGTATTTTCTTCAAAACCAACAAGAGTAAAAAGAGTTTTTGACACTGTTACCAACAATGAAAAATTGAGTGATGAAATTAGAAAAATCCTCTTGTAA
- a CDS encoding ABC transporter permease subunit: MKRYLQNSSKILSLIFFFIIWEGVAFYIDNSLLFPRIGEIASSLKNILIEQSFIFVLWNTLSRFFISIIISLVLSIILAVISYNYNFIQLILSPFIIFLRAVPTIAIIILVLIWSSVEVVPIVVGVLILFPILYESILGGIEGVDKNLIKMSRVFKVSNRRVIKDIFIPSIYFSISPSLPSYIGLTFKVIIAGEVLSQESLSIGGEIFINKIYLESPNIFAWIIVIIFLNYILERGLKLLNNRFCRWKR; encoded by the coding sequence ATGAAGAGATATTTGCAAAATAGCTCCAAGATATTATCACTCATCTTTTTCTTTATTATTTGGGAGGGAGTTGCCTTTTATATAGACAACTCTCTTCTTTTTCCAAGGATAGGTGAGATAGCTAGCTCTCTTAAAAATATACTTATAGAACAAAGTTTTATTTTTGTCCTTTGGAACACTTTAAGTAGATTTTTTATATCCATAATTATATCTTTAGTACTCTCTATAATTTTGGCTGTAATATCATACAATTATAATTTTATACAATTAATTCTATCTCCATTTATAATTTTTTTAAGGGCAGTTCCCACTATTGCTATAATCATACTTGTACTTATTTGGAGTAGTGTTGAGGTAGTTCCAATAGTAGTCGGAGTATTAATACTATTTCCAATACTCTATGAAAGTATTTTAGGTGGAATAGAAGGGGTAGATAAAAATCTAATAAAAATGTCTAGAGTATTTAAAGTCTCTAATAGAAGAGTTATTAAGGATATATTTATTCCAAGTATCTACTTCTCTATCTCTCCTAGTCTTCCATCTTATATAGGACTTACCTTTAAAGTTATCATAGCAGGAGAAGTCCTTTCTCAAGAAAGTTTATCTATAGGTGGAGAGATTTTCATCAATAAGATATATTTAGAGAGCCCTAATATTTTTGCTTGGATTATAGTTATAATATTCCTTAATTATATTCTAGAAAGAGGATTAAAACTTTTAAATAACAGATTTTGTAGGTGGAAAAGATGA
- a CDS encoding ABC transporter substrate-binding protein, translating into MLKKNLLILFILLSLSVFAETIKVVTPDGLPALSLVNMMDTKKIDNIQLNYKVEKMSDALIVDMLKREGDIAIVPSNFSAQLYNKKLGYKILGTIGWGSFYVVSRDNINSLEELKGKEVYTFGKGLTPDLIFQSILEKKGINKNSIKINYLSSGNEVASLYLGKKVDTIVIPEPMLSKVLSKSPTSTIVANLNDEWKNITNSDLGYPQSTLVIKEEIYETNPKFVKEFINKLTESISKLYKNSGETVENVKRNSLSIDTSVLDKVLTRANIFYTPIIDCKEEYNNYFKILELTNKKVIGGKLPDEEIFAK; encoded by the coding sequence ATGCTGAAAAAAAATTTACTAATCCTATTTATTTTACTTAGCCTAAGTGTATTTGCTGAAACCATAAAAGTAGTAACTCCAGATGGCTTACCAGCTCTTTCTTTAGTCAATATGATGGATACTAAGAAGATTGATAATATTCAACTAAATTATAAAGTTGAAAAGATGTCTGATGCTTTAATTGTAGATATGTTAAAAAGAGAGGGAGATATAGCTATTGTTCCTTCTAATTTTTCTGCACAACTTTATAATAAAAAATTAGGTTATAAAATCCTTGGTACTATTGGTTGGGGTTCATTTTATGTAGTCAGTAGAGACAATATCAACTCATTAGAAGAGTTAAAGGGAAAAGAGGTATATACCTTTGGAAAAGGTCTTACACCTGATTTAATATTTCAATCAATTTTGGAGAAAAAAGGGATTAACAAAAACAGTATCAAGATAAATTATCTCTCCAGTGGTAACGAGGTTGCTTCTCTATATTTAGGTAAAAAGGTAGACACTATTGTTATCCCTGAACCTATGTTGAGTAAAGTACTTAGTAAAAGTCCAACTTCCACTATTGTAGCTAACTTAAATGATGAGTGGAAAAATATTACTAACTCTGATTTAGGTTACCCTCAATCTACTCTTGTTATAAAAGAGGAGATATATGAAACTAATCCAAAATTTGTAAAAGAATTTATTAATAAACTTACTGAAAGCATTTCAAAACTTTATAAAAATAGTGGAGAAACAGTTGAAAATGTAAAGAGAAACAGTCTTAGTATTGATACATCTGTCCTTGATAAAGTACTTACTCGTGCCAATATTTTTTACACTCCTATTATTGATTGCAAAGAGGAGTATAATAACTACTTTAAAATATTGGAATTAACAAATAAAAAAGTTATAGGGGGAAAGTTACCTGATGAAGAGATATTTGCAAAATAG
- a CDS encoding ATP-binding cassette domain-containing protein, with product MSNCILTVDDFCLSYKNRNILENLSFSVEKGDYLAIGGVPGSGKSTLIKSILGLINSGISGDIHYHNLKKAEVSYIPQNSIQQKENFLGSVREVVAVSLLSKKRGKIFNDEDWEKVDSLLKKLNLFDIKDNKINKLTKGQLLKASLAKHLINEPKLLFIDSPSSTLDIKYKLEFYQILKNFCETDNLTVIFITHNIKEICQYANKLLFLKKKDRTYYFGNPQEFFKDKE from the coding sequence ATGAGTAATTGTATTTTAACTGTTGATGATTTTTGTTTATCTTATAAGAATAGAAACATTTTAGAAAACCTTTCTTTTTCTGTTGAAAAAGGAGATTATCTAGCTATTGGTGGAGTTCCTGGTTCTGGTAAAAGTACTCTTATTAAGAGTATCCTAGGACTTATAAACAGCGGAATAAGTGGAGATATTCATTACCACAATCTAAAAAAAGCTGAGGTGAGCTATATTCCTCAAAACTCTATACAACAAAAAGAAAATTTTTTAGGAAGTGTGAGAGAAGTTGTTGCCGTTTCTCTTCTGTCCAAAAAAAGAGGAAAAATCTTCAATGATGAAGATTGGGAAAAAGTTGATTCTCTTTTAAAAAAATTAAATCTTTTTGATATAAAGGATAATAAAATAAATAAATTAACAAAGGGACAGTTACTTAAAGCTAGTTTAGCAAAACATCTAATAAATGAGCCAAAACTTCTCTTTATAGATAGCCCTAGCTCTACCTTAGATATAAAATATAAATTAGAGTTCTATCAAATTTTAAAAAACTTTTGTGAAACTGATAACCTAACTGTTATATTTATAACTCATAACATAAAGGAGATTTGCCAGTATGCTAATAAACTACTCTTTTTAAAGAAAAAAGATAGAACATACTACTTTGGAAATCCCCAAGAATTTTTTAAAGATAAGGAGTAA
- a CDS encoding Fe-S-containing hydro-lyase, whose translation MEYHLTTPLKDEDIAKLKAGDSVKITGVIYTARDAAHARLVKLLEEGKELPVDIKGQIIYYVGPTPAKPGKPIGSAGPTTSYRMDAYAPALINVGLKGMIGKGARSKEVRDAMVSEKAVYFAAVGGAAALIAKSIKKSELITYEDLGAEALRRLEVVDFPAIVINDIYGGDLYQEGQAKWNRLDK comes from the coding sequence ATGGAATACCATTTAACAACACCTTTAAAAGATGAAGATATAGCTAAATTAAAAGCTGGTGATTCTGTTAAGATAACTGGAGTAATATATACAGCAAGAGATGCTGCTCATGCTAGACTTGTAAAACTACTTGAAGAAGGAAAGGAACTTCCTGTTGACATAAAAGGACAAATAATATACTACGTTGGTCCTACTCCAGCTAAACCAGGAAAACCTATAGGAAGTGCTGGTCCAACAACTAGTTATAGAATGGACGCCTATGCTCCTGCTCTAATAAATGTTGGACTAAAGGGAATGATTGGTAAAGGAGCTAGATCTAAAGAGGTTAGAGATGCTATGGTTTCTGAAAAAGCTGTATATTTTGCTGCTGTTGGAGGAGCTGCTGCCCTTATAGCTAAATCTATAAAAAAATCAGAGCTGATAACATATGAAGATTTAGGTGCTGAAGCTTTAAGAAGACTTGAGGTAGTAGATTTTCCTGCTATAGTTATCAACGATATCTATGGAGGAGATCTTTACCAAGAAGGACAAGCTAAGTGGAATAGACTTGATAAGTAA
- a CDS encoding fumarate hydratase, producing the protein MKELDLKKITDEVERLCIEGNYFIGQEVLNKIKEAYEKEESEVGKNILGQIIENDEIAMNEQVPMCQDTGIVVVFLEIGTDVKINGDIYEAINEGVRRGYDKGYLRKSVVRHPLDRVNTKDNSPAIIHTKLIPNSDKVKIIVAPKGGGSENMSALKMLKPSDGIEGIKKLVVETVKNAGGNPCPPIIIGVGIGGNFEKAALLAKEAVLRDINDVTSDPIAKKLEEELLELVNKTGVGPLGLGGITTALAVKVNTFPCHIAALPVAININCHAARHKEVEL; encoded by the coding sequence ATGAAAGAATTAGATTTAAAAAAGATTACTGATGAAGTGGAGAGACTTTGTATTGAGGGGAACTATTTTATCGGTCAAGAGGTTTTAAATAAAATTAAAGAAGCTTATGAAAAAGAGGAATCAGAAGTAGGAAAAAATATTCTAGGACAGATCATAGAAAATGATGAAATTGCTATGAATGAACAGGTTCCTATGTGCCAAGATACTGGTATTGTCGTTGTTTTCTTAGAGATTGGTACAGATGTTAAAATTAATGGAGATATATATGAGGCTATAAATGAAGGAGTAAGAAGAGGTTATGACAAAGGATATCTTAGAAAATCTGTAGTTAGACACCCTTTAGATAGAGTTAATACTAAGGATAACTCTCCTGCTATAATTCATACTAAACTTATTCCAAACTCAGATAAAGTAAAAATAATTGTTGCTCCCAAAGGAGGAGGCTCTGAAAATATGAGTGCCTTAAAGATGTTAAAACCTTCTGATGGAATAGAGGGAATAAAAAAATTAGTAGTTGAAACAGTTAAAAATGCTGGTGGAAATCCTTGTCCGCCTATAATTATTGGTGTTGGGATAGGAGGAAACTTTGAAAAAGCTGCTCTTCTTGCCAAAGAAGCTGTTCTTAGAGATATAAATGATGTTACTTCAGATCCAATAGCAAAAAAACTTGAAGAAGAGTTACTTGAGTTAGTAAATAAAACAGGAGTTGGTCCTTTAGGATTAGGAGGAATTACCACTGCCTTAGCTGTAAAAGTCAACACCTTCCCTTGCCATATAGCTGCCCTACCTGTTGCTATAAATATTAATTGCCATGCTGCTAGACACAAAGAAGTCGAGTTATAA